CCTCTCAACACCTAATTATTAGACTGCTCCTAATAATCAGGACAGGCAGTATCCCCTTTTCACCTCAACTCTAGGACTCTGGCAGGGAAAAGAGTGAAATTTCCTACTAGTTTGGTTGTCAGTGGTGTCTGAATCCTGTGGGGTCCAGTGGGGACAACACTAGCCTGTCTTTTAGCCACTCTTCCACCTTCTtgatttcatttccatttgagGATCATAGTGCCTATGTATAGCACTGCATGGCATGGCACCAGCATGCCTGAAGGCCCGTGATCTTGTTACCCACTTACTCCCAAGGGCTTTCGAGGTGCTGCAGTTCCCGATGGAAGAACCAcactgctggcagctgggctggctggggagtgggaaaaaagagcaggaaTCAAATTCCTCTGTGTCTGCATAGGATGGGAGCACAGTAAGCTCTCCCATCCAGCGATGTTCAAGAACACCTGAGCCCCAGATGTGAGGTACCtgaggctgggggctgctccctttttttttgtgtatgagAAGCCTCTAGAACCCTCCTTTCCTGGTCAATGCAGGGGTGGGCTGGGAAGAGGGTCCTGGTGAGACCCAGGGGACTACAGGCTGGCTCCTCAGCAATAGTAAATCAATGAAGacaggtggttttgtttttccttcagatgaATGCAAGAACTCACCCCTCAGTACCACAACCGGCCTTGACTCTTGCCTCTATCTTAATACAGTTGACATATCCCAGGGGACTGGTGCCAAAGAGTTAGCAGagctatataaaaaaaatatggacaCTTGCTCTGTTGCTCTAGTTGGACATGTTTAGGGCATTGTCTCTGCCACAGCCAGAGGGAATGGAAAAAGACAGGGGTGATGATATTAGGATATGTGTAAGAGGATGGGATTAAAGTAGATACAGTACTCGAAGGGAGGCATGTCAGGAGCTTCTGCTCTCCAAAGACAAGAGGCTTTTTATCATTTGTTAATGATAAAAAGCAGCCTgtacaaaataaatagaaaggaAACTTCTGCACACAGAGCATCATCAGGTTATGGAACAACCTATCAGAGGAAGGTAAGTTAAACCAGATTCAGAATAGGGTCTGATGCTTCCCTGGCTTATGCGAAAAGGAGTGTTTGTGAATGGTGGTAATTTGGAAAGGATCTAAAGCATCGGAGTTTCCAGGTTAAAGTAGCCTATACTAGCAGGTACTAGCTAAGACCTTTCTTTGGGGAGGGAAGTGGGTTATCACACCTTTGCCTGTCCATATACTCTGAAATACCTGTAGCAGCTGGACCTCAGCTCTGGTCTGGATGACAGCTCTCTCAAGTCTCACAAGTCCTTCTACTTTTGTACACAGACTCTTTAAGGACCACCCTGAGACCCTGGATCGCTTTGAAAGGTTCAAAGGCCTGAAGACCCCTGATCAGATGAAGGGCTCTGAAGATCTGAAGAAACATGGAGTTACTGTCCTTACCCAGCTGGGCAAAATCCTGAAGCTGAAGGGTAATCATGAGTCAGAGTTGAAGCCCCTGGCTCAAACCCATGCAACCAAGCACAAAATCCCTGTCAAATATCTGGAGGTATGGAAAAGGGCAGGGAATCTTGGTGTCTGATGTGTAGTAAATGTGCACAAGACAGCTGTGTGAGAGTTGCGCTTTTATTTACTGACAGTGAGTTTTATTTACTTCAGTGAGCTCTTCCTCAAGTCCAAGGTCTCTGTGtacaggcaggaggaggcacagcAAAGGCTCATGGTATGCAAATGGCATGTGAATATCCCAGTTTAGATTTCCCATTCCAAACACCACatgcagtctgagcaaccctTGACAATAACAAACCAGCCCATGCAGCCTCAGCATACCTGGGAAGTTACATTACATAAGAACTGTCAGTGGCTGGACACGAGGGACATACAATTTTAGAGTAAGCCCTGGAGGATCCGTTGGAGACCAAGACCCACAAAACTAAGTGTGTACAAACACAGGGCATGAATTTTAAGCCTTAATGGATGAGGCAGACAAAGAGTGGGAACGGCCATGGTCTACTCAAGGTCATGAAGCAGATCAGCGTCAGAGCTAGGAACAGAGCCCAGTTCTTCTGCTCAGACCAGGGTCCTTGCATGCTAGACCTCACTATCTCTCCAGAGAGTGCGGGAAGGGCTACTGAATTAGCTCGGAGATATTTCCGGGCTCTGCAACCTATTTCTTAGTctggcttttctgaaaataaaccttGAACATCccttcagtttttctctctctccttccttcctcacaGTTCATTTCTGAAGTTATTATCAAGGTCATTGCCGAAAAACACTCTGCAGACTTTGGGGCTGATTCCCAGGCTGCGATGAAGAAGGCCCTGGAGCTGTTCCGTAATGATATGGCCAGCAAGTACAAGGAGTTCGGTTTCCAGGGTTAGCACGTACGCACAGAGGAACACCACGATGGAGACCTGGCCATGCATCTTAGAGTAGCTTCCCCAGCACTGTTTTCGACATCTCACAATTGGCCATCCAAGATGTGTGGGAAAGCTTTGACGAGAGGCCAAGTGTCACTCCAGGCAGCGTAGAGGCACTCAGAGTGATATCCATGATAAACCGTTGTTTCTTGGCTTCATGTATACAAGAGAAATAACCTGCTTTCttaggaaaaataatgtaagGGGTTATCTGTGAGCTTCTGCCTACCCTgtcccctttttctttctccctccccgAACCCAGTCTCATCTGAGAGGTGAATGGCATGGCAAGAGCTGAAGGGATGTAGAGGAACAAGGGGAATGTTGAGGAGTGCGGTGAATGAGAGAGTGAAGGGATGACTCAAATGGTATGAAAGGGATGTCAGAATGGGAAGTAGGGGCACAGCATTCCATTCCT
Above is a genomic segment from Nyctibius grandis isolate bNycGra1 chromosome 5, bNycGra1.pri, whole genome shotgun sequence containing:
- the MB gene encoding myoglobin → MGLNDQEWQKVLTIWGKVESDLPGHGHAVLMRLFKDHPETLDRFERFKGLKTPDQMKGSEDLKKHGVTVLTQLGKILKLKGNHESELKPLAQTHATKHKIPVKYLEFISEVIIKVIAEKHSADFGADSQAAMKKALELFRNDMASKYKEFGFQG